From the genome of Prevotella herbatica, one region includes:
- a CDS encoding tetratricopeptide repeat protein has protein sequence MKHLDQSEYFEQDDFLDILKEYEEARKNGKDIYLETDVLANIAGYYETRDNSLAAIDTIDYAIRLYPGDVYPLVFRARMAILMEDDIVKAKKYLKAIIDKHDIEYYYAVAEVKIAEGHPELASKYLKRKANDIDEDDAESYIIEVATLFADYKELEIAKKWIDTSNNPDDPDYWQVKGQIELGLGNLKESEFIYNSLLDKEPYSTEYWNQLASTQLLNSEFSDCISSSEFSIAINPNDADAILNKSNGLFGLENFEESLKYSKRYIELCPDEYSGYILQGMALNNLGRYEEAIDIFNKALKNCPDYPPAKNEIYEELTNALSLADKLDEAIKIADDCYKNSGSVETILNKGNLYLQHGDMENAREVFERAAKESNNNPETYVRISAALMDNGYVEMAYKILHCMINDDEAQSDKVYVFLAACCKTLGYEDEFKKAVKKAVKKTPNEAKKILKEYFPENMDPKDYYKYLTNTKKDQ, from the coding sequence ATGAAGCATTTAGACCAATCAGAGTATTTTGAGCAAGACGATTTCCTCGATATTTTAAAAGAGTATGAGGAAGCACGCAAGAACGGTAAGGACATCTATCTTGAAACAGATGTTCTTGCCAATATAGCTGGATACTATGAAACTCGTGATAATTCACTTGCCGCGATAGATACAATTGATTATGCAATAAGACTCTATCCTGGTGACGTGTACCCATTGGTATTCAGAGCAAGAATGGCAATATTGATGGAAGATGATATTGTAAAAGCAAAAAAATATCTTAAAGCTATAATAGATAAGCACGACATAGAATATTACTATGCTGTAGCTGAAGTGAAAATTGCAGAGGGACATCCAGAACTAGCTTCTAAGTATCTTAAACGTAAGGCAAATGATATTGATGAAGATGATGCGGAAAGCTATATAATAGAAGTAGCTACTCTTTTCGCAGACTACAAAGAACTAGAAATAGCGAAAAAGTGGATTGACACTTCCAACAATCCTGACGACCCAGACTATTGGCAAGTTAAGGGACAAATTGAATTGGGATTGGGTAATCTAAAAGAAAGTGAATTCATATATAACAGTCTTCTAGACAAAGAACCCTACTCTACTGAATATTGGAATCAATTGGCATCTACTCAATTGCTTAATTCTGAATTTAGCGACTGTATATCTAGTAGTGAATTTTCAATTGCGATAAATCCTAATGATGCAGACGCTATACTAAACAAGAGTAATGGGCTTTTCGGATTGGAAAACTTTGAGGAATCTCTGAAATATTCAAAGAGATACATAGAACTATGTCCTGATGAATATTCAGGTTATATATTGCAAGGCATGGCACTAAATAATCTTGGACGCTATGAAGAAGCAATAGATATTTTTAATAAGGCGCTTAAAAATTGTCCAGATTATCCCCCCGCTAAAAACGAAATATATGAAGAGCTAACTAATGCACTCTCGCTAGCAGATAAACTTGACGAAGCTATAAAAATCGCAGACGACTGCTATAAAAATAGCGGAAGCGTCGAAACCATCCTTAACAAGGGAAATTTATATCTGCAACATGGTGATATGGAAAATGCCAGAGAAGTATTTGAAAGAGCGGCAAAAGAATCTAACAATAATCCAGAAACATATGTACGTATCTCCGCAGCACTTATGGATAATGGATACGTAGAAATGGCATATAAGATTCTTCATTGCATGATTAATGACGATGAAGCACAATCAGATAAGGTATATGTGTTCCTAGCTGCCTGCTGCAAAACTTTGGGATATGAAGACGAATTCAAAAAAGCTGTAAAAAAAGCAGTAAAGAAAACTCCTAATGAAGCAAAAAAAATATTAAAGGAATATTTTCCAGAGAATATGGATCCCAAAGACTATTATAAATATCTAACTAACACAAAAAAAGATCAGTAA
- a CDS encoding glutamine--tRNA ligase/YqeY domain fusion protein — protein MANKEEINEEKKSISFVEQFVEEDLANGKNGGKIQTRFPPEPNGYLHIGHAKAICMDFGVAETYNGVCNLRFDDTNPSKENNEYVENILNDIKWLGFKWGNIYYASDYFEKLWDFAVWMIKKGYAYVDQQTSEDIASQKGTPTTPGTPSPFRDRPVEENLDLFEKMNTPEAVEGSMVLRAKLDMANPNMHFRDPIMYRIIQTSHHRTGTKWHCYPMYDFAHGQSDYFEGVTHSICTLEFVPHRPLYDKFVDLLKEYDETGIKGDMHDNRPRQIEFNRLNLTYTVMSKRKLHTLVDENLVNGWDDPRMPTLCGMRRRGYSPESIRMFINSIGYTKFDALNDMALLEASVREDLNKKAIRVSAVLDPVKLVITNYPDNQTEEMDAINNPENETAGSHKIIFTKNLWIERADFMEDAPKKFFRMTPGKEVRLKNAYIIKCTGCTKDAEGNIVEIQAEYDPESKSGMEGANRKVKGTLHWVSVDHCQKAEIREYDRLFNIENPSADERDFRELLNPDSLKIYNNCYVENYAATLLHGEYLQFQRTGYFIADPDSTTEHVVYNKTVGLKDTWAKQNK, from the coding sequence ATGGCAAATAAAGAAGAAATTAACGAAGAGAAGAAGAGCATTAGCTTCGTAGAACAATTTGTTGAAGAAGATCTTGCCAATGGCAAGAATGGAGGAAAAATACAAACTCGTTTTCCGCCAGAACCTAACGGATATCTTCATATCGGACACGCTAAAGCTATATGTATGGACTTTGGAGTTGCTGAAACATATAATGGAGTATGCAACCTTCGCTTTGATGATACCAACCCTAGCAAGGAAAACAATGAGTATGTAGAAAATATACTTAACGATATCAAATGGTTGGGATTCAAATGGGGAAACATTTACTATGCTTCTGATTACTTTGAGAAATTATGGGATTTTGCCGTCTGGATGATAAAGAAGGGATACGCTTACGTAGACCAACAGACTAGTGAGGATATTGCCTCACAAAAGGGCACTCCAACAACCCCAGGTACACCTAGTCCATTTCGTGACCGCCCAGTAGAAGAAAATCTTGATCTCTTTGAGAAGATGAATACTCCTGAAGCAGTAGAAGGTAGCATGGTACTACGTGCCAAACTAGATATGGCAAATCCAAACATGCACTTCCGTGACCCTATAATGTATAGAATTATACAAACTTCTCATCACCGCACAGGAACAAAATGGCATTGTTACCCAATGTATGACTTTGCACACGGACAAAGTGATTACTTTGAAGGTGTAACACATTCTATTTGTACTTTGGAATTTGTACCTCACCGTCCTCTATATGATAAGTTCGTCGACTTATTAAAAGAATATGATGAAACAGGAATCAAAGGTGATATGCATGACAATCGCCCACGACAGATAGAATTCAACCGTCTGAATCTTACTTACACAGTAATGAGTAAACGTAAGTTGCACACACTTGTTGATGAAAATTTGGTTAATGGCTGGGATGATCCTCGCATGCCGACACTTTGTGGTATGCGCCGTCGTGGTTACAGCCCTGAAAGCATCAGAATGTTTATCAATTCTATTGGTTATACAAAGTTTGATGCACTAAACGACATGGCTTTATTGGAAGCTAGCGTTCGCGAAGATCTAAACAAAAAGGCTATCCGTGTAAGCGCAGTACTAGATCCTGTAAAACTTGTAATAACCAACTATCCTGATAATCAAACAGAAGAGATGGATGCAATAAACAACCCTGAAAACGAAACAGCAGGAAGCCATAAGATTATCTTCACAAAGAATCTTTGGATTGAACGTGCTGATTTCATGGAAGATGCTCCGAAAAAGTTCTTCAGAATGACTCCAGGAAAAGAGGTTCGCCTTAAAAATGCATACATCATAAAATGTACAGGATGCACAAAGGATGCAGAAGGTAACATTGTCGAAATACAAGCAGAATACGACCCAGAAAGCAAGAGTGGAATGGAAGGTGCCAACCGCAAGGTAAAAGGTACACTTCATTGGGTATCTGTTGATCATTGTCAGAAAGCTGAAATCCGCGAATATGACCGCCTTTTCAATATTGAAAATCCATCTGCTGACGAGCGTGATTTTAGAGAACTATTAAATCCAGACAGCCTTAAAATTTACAATAATTGTTATGTTGAAAACTATGCTGCAACATTGCTACATGGTGAATATTTACAATTCCAACGTACAGGCTATTTCATTGCTGACCCAGACTCTACAACCGAGCATGTTGTTTACAACAAGACTGTTGGTTTAAAAGATACATGGGCAAAGCAGAATAAATAA
- the mltG gene encoding endolytic transglycosylase MltG — protein sequence MKKDFKKKYLAPATAFILIVLGVIYYYFFSGFSVKKDVEYVYIDNDDNIDSVYSKIEPIASSHGMSAFKALSHQFNYKDKIKTGRYAIKPSEGALRIFRHMKNGLQTPVSLTIPSVRTLDKLSAEISKKLMIDSTQLYKKLTDEATCQKYGYDTATIACMFIPNTYDIYWNVSIDKFLDRMQKESKKFWNFERTEKAKQENLTANQVITLASIIDEETANNSEKPMIAGMYYNRLMFRDAKYPEGMPLQADPTIKFAWKKFDLKRIYNNLLFIKSPYNTYKNPGLPPGPIRIPSVAGIDAVLNRVHHNYLYMCAKEDFSGTHNFATTYEEHMKNAAKYSKALNERGIK from the coding sequence ATGAAAAAGGATTTTAAGAAAAAGTATCTTGCTCCCGCCACAGCTTTCATTTTGATTGTTTTAGGAGTGATTTACTACTACTTTTTTTCAGGTTTTTCCGTAAAGAAAGACGTTGAGTACGTATACATTGACAACGATGATAACATCGATTCTGTATACAGTAAGATTGAGCCAATCGCCTCTAGTCATGGAATGAGTGCTTTCAAGGCACTTTCACACCAGTTTAATTACAAAGACAAAATCAAAACAGGTAGATATGCTATTAAACCTAGCGAAGGAGCTTTAAGAATCTTCCGACACATGAAAAACGGATTGCAGACTCCTGTTAGTCTAACAATTCCCAGCGTTAGAACTTTAGACAAGCTATCAGCTGAAATTTCTAAGAAACTTATGATTGACAGCACACAGCTGTACAAGAAATTAACAGATGAAGCCACTTGTCAGAAATACGGATACGATACTGCAACTATTGCTTGTATGTTCATTCCAAACACATACGACATTTATTGGAACGTATCAATAGATAAATTCCTTGATCGTATGCAAAAAGAGAGTAAGAAATTCTGGAACTTTGAAAGAACTGAAAAAGCTAAACAAGAGAATCTTACAGCTAATCAAGTCATAACACTTGCTAGTATCATTGACGAAGAAACTGCTAACAATTCTGAAAAGCCAATGATTGCAGGAATGTATTATAATCGTCTGATGTTCCGCGACGCGAAATATCCAGAAGGAATGCCACTTCAGGCCGACCCTACAATAAAGTTTGCATGGAAGAAGTTCGACCTCAAGCGTATATATAACAATTTATTGTTTATAAAGAGCCCATACAATACATACAAAAATCCTGGGCTTCCTCCTGGTCCTATACGCATTCCATCAGTAGCAGGTATTGATGCTGTTCTAAATAGAGTACATCATAATTATCTATATATGTGTGCAAAAGAAGACTTTAGCGGTACCCATAACTTCGCAACAACTTACGAAGAGCATATGAAGAACGCAGCTAAATATTCGAAAGCACTTAACGAACGTGGGATTAAATAA
- a CDS encoding HAD family hydrolase, with translation MKYKSYIFDLDGTLLDSLTDIAASCNYALRMNNMPERSIDEVRMFVGNGVRKLMERAIPGGDNNELFEKTYSDFRQHYLIHNVDHTSPYSGILNMLGELKKNGCNIAVVSNKFYAATQELVRHFFGEYVTVAIGERENIKKKPSPDTVLEALRQLDVDKNSAVYIGDSDVDVMTAQNCGMPCISVLWGFRSKQFLIEHGASVFVEKPSEILSL, from the coding sequence ATGAAATATAAGTCTTATATTTTTGATTTAGATGGAACGTTGCTTGATTCCTTAACGGATATAGCAGCAAGTTGTAATTATGCACTGCGTATGAATAATATGCCTGAACGATCAATTGATGAAGTAAGGATGTTTGTTGGTAATGGTGTGCGTAAATTGATGGAACGTGCTATTCCTGGAGGAGATAATAATGAACTTTTTGAAAAGACATATTCTGACTTTCGCCAGCATTATCTGATTCACAATGTTGATCATACTTCACCATATAGTGGTATTCTTAATATGTTAGGAGAACTGAAAAAAAATGGTTGCAATATTGCTGTTGTTAGCAATAAATTTTATGCTGCAACTCAAGAACTTGTTAGACATTTCTTTGGAGAATATGTGACGGTTGCAATTGGTGAACGCGAAAATATAAAAAAGAAACCTTCACCTGATACGGTTTTAGAAGCATTAAGACAGTTGGATGTTGATAAAAATAGTGCTGTCTATATCGGTGATAGTGATGTTGATGTCATGACGGCACAAAATTGTGGCATGCCGTGTATCAGTGTGTTATGGGGATTTAGAAGTAAACAGTTTCTCATCGAACACGGTGCTAGTGTATTCGTTGAGAAACCGTCTGAAATACTTTCATTATAA
- a CDS encoding LytR/AlgR family response regulator transcription factor yields the protein MMLNCILIENDASTAEKMSEYLRNIPFLNLTDSCTNAIEAMKVIRNSHIDIAFINIRLPEMSGVEFAKMLPETLKVIFLVDNKSHAIEGYQVNAVDCLMNPANFEDILKAAAKAKAFFSETEKTPDLKSNSFIFIKSDYKVIKVNLSNILFIEGVKDYVKFYVDNGKQPIMSLMNMKELEKAITGEDFMRIHRSYIANLSKIDMIERMHLVYGDLNIPISESYKENVLKYVAKHSI from the coding sequence ATGATGCTAAATTGTATTTTAATTGAAAATGACGCTAGTACGGCAGAAAAGATGAGCGAATATCTGAGAAATATACCATTTCTCAATCTAACAGATAGTTGTACTAATGCCATAGAGGCAATGAAGGTCATCAGAAATTCGCATATTGACATAGCCTTCATCAACATCCGATTACCGGAAATGAGTGGTGTGGAATTTGCGAAGATGCTTCCAGAAACATTAAAAGTGATATTCCTTGTTGACAACAAATCACATGCCATCGAAGGATATCAAGTCAATGCTGTTGATTGCCTAATGAATCCGGCAAACTTTGAAGATATATTAAAGGCTGCCGCTAAAGCCAAGGCATTTTTCTCTGAAACAGAGAAAACACCTGACTTAAAGAGTAACAGTTTCATCTTTATAAAGAGTGATTACAAAGTCATAAAGGTAAATCTGTCAAACATCTTATTTATTGAGGGTGTAAAGGACTATGTAAAATTCTATGTTGACAACGGTAAACAACCGATAATGTCACTCATGAACATGAAAGAACTCGAAAAAGCTATTACCGGTGAAGATTTCATGAGAATACACCGTTCATACATAGCTAACCTTTCAAAAATAGACATGATTGAGCGAATGCATCTTGTATATGGAGATCTAAATATCCCTATATCAGAATCTTACAAGGAGAATGTCCTTAAATATGTAGCAAAACATAGTATTTAG
- a CDS encoding TolC family protein has translation MNNNIIKYKVNKIIIEVLLCTGFILFPMCASARSWTLKDCIEYAITNNITIQKKSLAKLSAREDIKLSQAELLPSLSLSTSQNLTYNPWPQTGSFVVAGDKVQTSVDKTYYNGSYGVNANWTVWNGNRNRNQIKLNKVSEQQTELDSAVTANSLMEQIAQLYVQILYSNEAVNVNNETLATSKKNEERGIMMMKVGKMSKADLAQLTAQRAKDEYAIIESESNLKNYKRQLKQLLQITNNEDFDITIPETTDEMALENIPTINDVYDLALNRPEIKGAQLGIQGSDISIKIAKAQKLPTVSMNAGFNTNTTSMNSNAWDKQIKNNFALGGGFTVSVPIFDNRQAKTAINKARIQRENYMLDLKDKQTSLYSTIENYWLQANNNQSLFKSAKVSTQSSKESYELLSEQFNLGLKNIIELMTGKDNLLRAQQNELQSKYLTILNIDMLKFYMNGDIK, from the coding sequence AAGGATTGTATTGAATATGCAATAACGAACAATATAACAATACAGAAAAAGAGTCTTGCAAAACTAAGTGCACGTGAAGATATAAAACTGAGTCAGGCAGAACTGTTGCCGTCTTTATCACTCAGTACATCACAAAACCTAACATACAATCCATGGCCTCAAACAGGAAGTTTTGTAGTTGCTGGGGACAAAGTGCAAACAAGTGTTGACAAAACATATTACAACGGAAGCTATGGTGTAAACGCAAATTGGACTGTATGGAATGGTAACAGAAACCGCAATCAGATAAAATTGAATAAGGTTTCTGAGCAGCAAACGGAACTGGATTCTGCTGTTACAGCAAATTCTCTTATGGAACAAATAGCGCAATTATACGTTCAAATATTATATTCTAATGAGGCTGTTAATGTAAACAATGAAACCCTTGCAACAAGTAAGAAAAACGAGGAAAGAGGAATAATGATGATGAAGGTTGGTAAGATGAGTAAAGCTGATCTTGCTCAACTAACAGCACAAAGAGCAAAGGATGAATATGCAATAATCGAGTCAGAAAGTAATCTGAAAAATTATAAACGACAATTAAAACAACTATTACAGATTACTAACAACGAAGACTTTGACATAACCATACCTGAGACCACAGACGAAATGGCTTTAGAAAATATCCCTACAATAAATGACGTATACGATCTGGCGCTAAACAGACCTGAGATAAAAGGTGCTCAACTTGGTATACAAGGCAGTGATATTAGCATAAAAATAGCCAAAGCCCAAAAGCTACCTACAGTAAGTATGAATGCTGGTTTTAACACAAACACGACATCTATGAACAGTAATGCTTGGGATAAGCAGATTAAGAACAACTTTGCGTTGGGCGGCGGATTCACTGTCAGCGTGCCAATATTTGACAACAGACAAGCTAAGACTGCAATAAACAAAGCAAGAATACAACGTGAGAATTATATGCTTGACTTAAAAGATAAACAAACAAGCCTATACTCGACCATAGAAAACTATTGGTTACAGGCTAATAATAATCAAAGCTTGTTTAAGAGTGCAAAGGTTAGTACACAAAGTTCTAAAGAAAGCTATGAACTATTAAGTGAACAATTCAATCTAGGTTTAAAAAATATCATCGAGTTGATGACCGGAAAAGACAACCTATTGAGAGCACAACAAAACGAGCTTCAAAGCAAATATCTTACAATATTAAACATAGACATGTTGAAATTCTATATGAATGGAGATATAAAATAA